In Rahnella variigena, one DNA window encodes the following:
- a CDS encoding phage portal protein codes for MSKRKYRKTTQTTTTESQQGAEVFSFGDPTPVLDRREILDYIECTGNGRWYEPPVSFDGLARSLRAAVHHSSPIYVKRNILASTFIPHPLLSQQEFSKFALDYLVFGNAYLELIRNQLGEPLRFEAVPAKYVRRGVEEGTYWFVQGWKEPHQFAAGSIFHLIEPDINQEIYGLPEYLSALNSAWLNEAATLFRRKYYQNGAHAGYILYMTDAAQSSSDIDSMRKAMRDTKGLGNFRNLFMYAPNGKKDGIQILPLSEVATKDDFFNIKKSSRDDLLSAHRVPPQMMGIIPDNAGGFGDVEKAAQVFVRNELTPLQERMKEINALDGEIVMMFSKYQLTNK; via the coding sequence ATGAGCAAGCGCAAATATCGTAAAACCACACAGACCACGACCACTGAAAGCCAGCAGGGCGCGGAGGTATTCAGCTTCGGTGATCCGACGCCGGTTTTAGACCGCCGCGAGATTCTGGATTACATCGAGTGCACAGGTAATGGCCGCTGGTATGAGCCGCCTGTCAGTTTCGACGGGCTTGCCCGCAGCCTGCGCGCCGCCGTTCATCACAGCTCCCCGATTTACGTGAAGCGCAATATCCTCGCTTCGACATTTATCCCGCATCCGCTCCTGAGCCAGCAGGAGTTCAGCAAATTCGCGCTGGATTATCTGGTGTTCGGGAATGCGTATCTGGAACTGATCCGCAACCAGCTCGGCGAACCGCTGCGATTTGAGGCTGTGCCAGCTAAGTATGTTCGTCGCGGAGTGGAAGAGGGGACATATTGGTTTGTACAAGGTTGGAAGGAACCGCACCAGTTCGCAGCAGGCAGCATCTTTCATCTGATTGAACCGGATATTAACCAGGAGATTTACGGCCTGCCGGAATACCTGAGCGCGCTTAACTCTGCCTGGCTGAACGAGGCCGCAACACTGTTCCGCCGGAAGTATTACCAAAACGGTGCACACGCCGGCTACATCTTGTATATGACCGACGCCGCCCAGAGCAGCAGTGATATCGATTCAATGCGTAAGGCAATGAGGGACACCAAAGGCCTGGGAAACTTTCGCAACCTGTTCATGTACGCGCCGAACGGCAAGAAAGACGGCATTCAGATCCTGCCGCTAAGTGAGGTCGCCACCAAGGATGATTTCTTCAATATCAAGAAATCAAGCCGTGATGACCTGCTGAGCGCTCACCGCGTTCCACCGCAGATGATGGGGATCATACCTGATAATGCCGGAGGGTTTGGGGATGTGGAGAAGGCGGCGCAGGTGTTCGTTAGGAATGAGCTGACGCCGCTGCAGGAGAGGATGAAGGAGATAAATGCTTTAGATGGAGAAATTGTTATGATGTTTAGTAAATATCAGCTGACTAATAAGTAA
- a CDS encoding replication endonuclease: MSLSRFTPQIKTPEAWAFPWNKPRQAVSGLERPLTRDEYDQGQAVLIRVKNLSTDLREIFTGRHAYLLKTQGIHAANKYLVYTLGRSILPRVEAVNAAYAMNVKASMKFMSQADTYHGLPSMSDKPLRRFAQDIAGQLKEIFEDRCYQLLAQYNGDNSILFEDDIQCELYSEIAGMAQAFNVTPIYWTRFCKGKLDAVSAIASMSRLVNPDWWLRQFKGQRTRWRESLLIAIGKVNRDASPYASKQAIREVRARRLSNLDYLKSCYLENIETGERFSLIDKVMASISNPEIRRMELMSTIAGTEKYAAANGDVGMFLTITTPSKYHPTRMVGKGDKKRVQRNHAWDKEAYTPKDAQRYLCGIWSKMRTAFKDSGLSVYGMRVVEPHHDATPHWHMMLFTKPAMRQRVIDIMRKYAMKEDGDERGAAKNRFDCKHLNRGGAAGYIAKYIAKNIDGYALEGERDHETGELLTDSAAAVTAWAATWRIPQFHPIGLPTMGSYRECRRIRSISLTETFDEEVEAVRAAADAGDFMAYMSAQGGANVPRDDQTVRVARRVADELNAYDEEVKKVVGIFAPHLGDSRVYETRTTQWRIVSSAVDVEVLTSKSAHGAPRSPVNNCGLGGKKQAANRRDSKTGSDLTTSNSDNLRVIDWTDTAAVRAIVVRLREETPRVSKAQRSFDPTKGRDVAPSARLTPEERARLPQIEQELLKYDIKAQRWELEALTRGAKMSFGDVVIHHPPLMDWQEFYDD; encoded by the coding sequence GTGAGTTTAAGTCGCTTCACTCCACAGATTAAAACGCCCGAAGCTTGGGCGTTTCCCTGGAACAAACCACGCCAGGCCGTTTCTGGGCTGGAAAGACCGCTTACCCGTGATGAATATGATCAGGGGCAAGCTGTTTTAATCAGAGTAAAAAACCTCTCTACCGACCTGCGGGAAATTTTCACAGGCCGTCATGCGTATCTGCTGAAAACCCAGGGTATCCACGCTGCCAATAAATATCTGGTATATACCCTTGGTCGCAGCATCCTTCCCCGCGTCGAAGCGGTCAATGCCGCTTATGCGATGAATGTTAAAGCTTCCATGAAATTCATGTCTCAGGCAGACACTTATCACGGCCTGCCGAGCATGAGCGATAAACCGCTGCGGCGGTTCGCGCAGGACATTGCCGGACAACTCAAAGAAATCTTTGAAGATCGTTGTTATCAGCTGCTTGCTCAATACAACGGGGATAATTCGATTCTTTTTGAGGATGATATCCAGTGCGAGCTGTACAGCGAAATCGCAGGTATGGCACAGGCTTTCAATGTCACCCCGATATACTGGACAAGATTTTGCAAAGGCAAGCTGGATGCCGTTTCCGCTATCGCCTCCATGTCGCGCCTGGTTAATCCGGATTGGTGGTTACGCCAGTTTAAAGGCCAGCGCACACGCTGGCGTGAATCCTTGCTGATCGCCATCGGCAAGGTGAACCGTGACGCCTCCCCGTATGCCAGTAAGCAGGCTATCCGTGAAGTACGTGCGCGCCGTCTGTCGAATCTCGACTATCTGAAAAGCTGCTACCTGGAAAACATCGAAACCGGCGAGCGTTTCAGTCTGATCGACAAAGTGATGGCGAGTATTTCAAACCCTGAAATCCGCCGCATGGAGTTAATGAGTACGATCGCCGGCACCGAAAAATATGCCGCTGCAAATGGCGACGTCGGGATGTTTCTGACCATCACCACGCCTTCCAAATATCACCCGACCCGCATGGTGGGCAAGGGTGATAAAAAACGCGTTCAGCGAAATCACGCCTGGGACAAAGAAGCCTATACCCCAAAAGATGCGCAGCGTTATCTGTGCGGGATCTGGAGCAAAATGCGCACCGCGTTCAAAGATAGCGGCCTGTCCGTTTACGGGATGCGCGTTGTTGAGCCTCACCACGACGCGACCCCGCACTGGCACATGATGTTATTCACCAAGCCCGCCATGCGTCAGCGGGTGATCGATATCATGCGCAAATATGCCATGAAAGAAGACGGTGATGAACGCGGCGCAGCTAAAAACCGGTTTGACTGTAAGCACCTGAACCGTGGAGGCGCGGCTGGCTACATCGCCAAATACATCGCAAAAAACATCGACGGTTATGCACTGGAAGGCGAGCGCGACCACGAAACCGGCGAGTTGCTGACGGACTCCGCTGCTGCTGTCACCGCCTGGGCTGCTACCTGGCGGATCCCTCAATTTCATCCTATCGGCCTGCCTACCATGGGTTCATACCGTGAGTGCCGCCGCATCCGTTCCATCAGTCTGACTGAAACCTTTGACGAAGAAGTGGAAGCTGTCCGTGCTGCTGCTGATGCCGGTGATTTTATGGCGTACATGTCAGCCCAGGGCGGCGCAAATGTGCCTCGCGACGATCAGACTGTGCGCGTAGCCCGCCGCGTAGCTGACGAGCTGAACGCATACGATGAAGAAGTGAAAAAGGTTGTGGGTATTTTCGCGCCTCACCTCGGCGACTCCCGCGTTTATGAAACCCGTACAACTCAATGGCGCATCGTTTCTTCCGCCGTTGACGTTGAGGTTTTGACCTCAAAAAGCGCCCACGGCGCGCCTCGGAGTCCTGTCAATAACTGTGGGTTAGGTGGAAAGAAACAGGCTGCAAATAGGCGCGATAGCAAGACTGGGAGCGACCTTACAACGTCTAATTCTGACAACCTGCGAGTTATTGACTGGACAGACACAGCCGCCGTGAGGGCGATTGTGGTGCGTTTAAGGGAGGAAACACCGAGAGTCAGCAAGGCGCAGCGAAGTTTTGACCCAACAAAGGGTCGCGATGTTGCCCCATCAGCAAGATTAACGCCTGAAGAACGGGCGCGATTGCCTCAGATTGAACAAGAATTGCTTAAATACGATATCAAAGCTCAAAGATGGGAGCTGGAAGCGTTAACCAGGGGAGCCAAAATGAGTTTTGGTGATGTTGTGATCCATCATCCCCCTCTTATGGACTGGCAGGAATTTTATGACGATTAG